A part of Homoserinibacter sp. YIM 151385 genomic DNA contains:
- a CDS encoding SIMPL domain-containing protein, with protein sequence MSETIITVRGHHEAWFPAERATVRLTIGFEGSRREPVFQRATDAAAAVTAGIRALHDPQAGPVTWWSADSIRVWSHRPWNQDGKQLPPVFHSALAATAKFRDFDALARWIEQTAELGGVTIDGVGWALTEAKRTAVTAEVRSRAVRDASDKARVFAQSIGLGEITPIALADPGMLGDPGGPGASGGAGDGSMSRMMKAGGGAGGTLAFAPEDISISASVDARFVAR encoded by the coding sequence ATGAGCGAGACCATCATCACCGTCCGGGGACACCATGAGGCCTGGTTCCCGGCCGAGCGTGCGACCGTCCGCCTCACGATCGGCTTCGAGGGGTCACGACGGGAGCCCGTGTTCCAGCGGGCGACGGATGCCGCCGCCGCCGTCACGGCCGGCATCCGGGCGCTGCACGACCCCCAGGCGGGCCCCGTGACCTGGTGGTCGGCGGACTCGATCCGGGTGTGGTCGCATCGCCCGTGGAACCAGGACGGGAAGCAGCTGCCGCCCGTCTTCCACTCCGCGCTCGCCGCGACGGCGAAGTTCCGGGACTTCGACGCGCTCGCCCGCTGGATCGAGCAGACCGCCGAGCTGGGCGGCGTCACGATCGACGGGGTCGGCTGGGCGCTCACGGAGGCGAAGCGCACGGCCGTGACCGCGGAGGTCCGATCGCGGGCGGTGCGCGATGCGAGCGACAAGGCCCGCGTCTTCGCGCAGAGCATCGGGCTGGGCGAGATCACGCCGATCGCGCTCGCCGATCCGGGCATGCTCGGCGACCCGGGCGGCCCCGGCGCCTCGGGCGGCGCCGGCGACGGCTCCATGAGCCGCATGATGAAGGCCGGCGGCGGGGCGGGCGGCACACTCGCCTTCGCGCCGGAGGACATCAGCATCTCGGCGAGCGTCGACGCGCGCTTCGTCGCGCGCTGA
- a CDS encoding MarR family winged helix-turn-helix transcriptional regulator → MADAPRTDTPSFSPTIAMLTLTRVLELRVAEILEPHGLTLRRYGLLGHVAGTPGISLSELARRSGITVQSVHTAIGSLQDAGLLRSVVKQSGIAADLTATVRGSEVLREIASELAELDGELFEETAGMRELSAALVAVTEERTPSGMPED, encoded by the coding sequence ATGGCCGACGCCCCCCGCACGGACACCCCGAGCTTCTCCCCCACGATCGCGATGCTGACGCTGACGCGCGTGCTCGAGCTGCGGGTGGCGGAGATCCTCGAGCCGCACGGGCTGACGCTGCGCCGCTACGGCCTGCTCGGGCACGTCGCGGGCACGCCGGGCATCTCGCTGAGCGAGCTGGCGCGGCGCTCCGGGATCACCGTGCAGAGCGTGCACACGGCGATCGGCTCGCTGCAGGATGCGGGGCTGCTGCGCTCGGTCGTGAAGCAGTCGGGTATCGCGGCGGACCTCACGGCGACGGTCCGCGGCTCGGAGGTGCTGCGCGAGATCGCATCCGAGCTCGCGGAGCTCGACGGCGAGCTCTTCGAGGAGACGGCCGGGATGCGGGAGCTCTCGGCCGCGCTCGTCGCGGTCACGGAGGAGCGCACCCCGAGCGGCATGCCCGAGGATTGA
- a CDS encoding MFS transporter encodes MSTMQPGFRWRSIALPALLPTLLFSIGEGAVIPVIPVVAERLGADIATAGLVAGMILVGNLVGDLPGGAIVSRVGERAAMIGASAVSIAGLAVAIIATAPWMLALGILLVGLATTVFALARHAFMTSFVPISHRARALSTLGGTFRLGYFLGPFLTAGVIQLAGAASAAFWIHLVCCVLAAAVLIALPDPAASFGVSRASRAARTGEVEVVPPRAGLFRTLRDRRQVLLTLGLGSALLAALRASRSVILPLWAVSIDLDATTTALVIGAAGAVDVSLFYAGGWIMDRFGRLWTAVPAAIGLALGHLVLSLTHELDARVAWFVGVAFWLSLANGISSGTLMTLGADLADRRDPAPFLGAWRFQNDAGGAVVPLAIAGITAAVSLPLAAAAVGAVGFAGAVLLRVYIPRSSPVSRASPRPSRRPRSGGTRTGP; translated from the coding sequence ATGTCGACGATGCAACCCGGGTTCCGCTGGCGATCGATCGCACTCCCGGCGCTGCTCCCGACGCTCCTGTTCTCGATCGGCGAGGGCGCCGTCATCCCCGTGATCCCCGTCGTCGCGGAGCGCCTCGGCGCCGACATCGCGACCGCGGGGCTCGTCGCGGGCATGATCCTCGTCGGCAATCTCGTCGGCGACCTGCCGGGCGGCGCGATCGTGTCGCGCGTCGGCGAGCGGGCCGCCATGATCGGCGCCTCGGCGGTGTCGATCGCGGGGCTCGCGGTCGCGATCATCGCGACCGCGCCCTGGATGCTGGCCCTCGGCATCCTGCTCGTCGGACTCGCGACGACGGTGTTCGCGCTCGCCCGGCATGCCTTCATGACCTCCTTCGTGCCGATCTCGCACCGGGCGCGGGCGCTCTCGACCCTCGGCGGCACCTTCCGGCTCGGGTACTTCCTGGGGCCGTTCCTCACGGCGGGCGTCATCCAGCTCGCGGGCGCCGCGTCCGCCGCCTTCTGGATCCACCTCGTGTGCTGTGTGCTCGCCGCCGCGGTGCTCATCGCGCTGCCCGATCCGGCGGCGAGCTTCGGCGTCTCGCGCGCGAGCCGCGCCGCGCGGACGGGCGAGGTGGAGGTCGTCCCGCCCCGCGCGGGACTGTTCCGGACCCTGCGCGACCGACGGCAGGTCCTCCTCACGCTGGGGCTGGGCTCGGCGCTGCTCGCGGCCCTCCGCGCCAGCCGGAGCGTGATCCTGCCGCTCTGGGCGGTGAGCATCGACCTGGACGCGACGACGACCGCGCTCGTGATCGGCGCGGCCGGGGCCGTCGACGTGTCGCTGTTCTACGCGGGCGGCTGGATCATGGACCGCTTCGGGCGGCTGTGGACGGCCGTGCCCGCGGCGATCGGACTCGCGCTCGGGCACCTCGTGCTCTCGCTCACGCACGAGCTCGACGCCCGCGTCGCGTGGTTCGTCGGCGTCGCGTTCTGGCTCTCGCTCGCGAACGGGATCAGCTCCGGCACCCTCATGACGCTCGGCGCCGACCTGGCCGACCGGCGGGATCCGGCGCCGTTCCTCGGCGCCTGGCGGTTCCAGAACGATGCGGGCGGCGCGGTCGTGCCGCTCGCGATCGCCGGCATCACGGCCGCCGTCTCGCTTCCGCTCGCGGCCGCCGCGGTCGGGGCCGTGGGATTCGCCGGCGCGGTGCTCCTCCGGGTCTACATCCCGCGGAGCTCGCCGGTCAGCCGAGCGTCGCCGCGTCCGTCGCGTCGTCCGCGATCCGGCGGAACACGTACTGGCCCATGA
- the smpB gene encoding SsrA-binding protein SmpB yields the protein MPKEQGQRVVASNRRARHDYLIEDTVEAGIVLSGTEVKSLRQGRASLVDGYAFIEGGEAWLDAVHIPEYTEGTWNNHAPRRKRKLLLHKQQIVKMSHKTKEGGYTLIPLSLYFSDGRAKVELAVAKGKREYDKRQTLREKQDRREAERAMRTRNRLGE from the coding sequence ATGCCGAAGGAGCAGGGTCAGCGCGTCGTCGCGTCGAACCGCCGCGCGCGCCACGACTACCTCATCGAGGACACCGTGGAGGCCGGCATCGTCCTCAGCGGGACCGAGGTGAAGTCCCTCCGCCAGGGGCGCGCCTCGCTCGTCGACGGCTATGCCTTCATCGAGGGCGGCGAGGCCTGGCTGGATGCCGTCCACATCCCGGAGTACACCGAGGGCACGTGGAACAACCACGCGCCGCGGCGCAAGCGCAAGCTGCTCCTCCACAAGCAGCAGATCGTGAAGATGAGCCACAAGACCAAGGAGGGCGGCTACACGCTCATCCCGCTGTCGCTCTACTTCAGCGACGGCCGCGCGAAGGTCGAGCTCGCGGTCGCGAAGGGCAAGCGCGAGTACGACAAGCGCCAGACCCTCCGCGAGAAGCAGGACAGGCGCGAGGCGGAGCGCGCCATGCGGACCCGCAACCGCCTCGGGGAGTGA
- the prfB gene encoding peptide chain release factor 2, translating into MIDLDLSDQIASLRSTFSDIRAVVDVERLEREIAELSEQAGAPDLWDDTENAQRVTSALSHRQADLKRVSEIEQRLDDLEVLVELALEADDADSAEEARQELAALEKTVGDLEVQTLLDGEYDDRAAVVTIRSGAGGDDATDFAEMLMRMYLRWAERHKYPVKVLDTSYAEGAGIKSATFEIDSPYAFGTLSVEAGTHRLARISPFGSADKRQTSFAAVEVIPVMEEAQAVEIPENDIRVDVFRSSGPGGQSVNTTDSAVRITHIPTGIVVSMQNEKSQIQNRAVAMRVLQTRLLLLKREEEAAKKKELAGTITASWGDQMRSYFLYGQQLVKDLRTGHEVGNPAVVFDGDLDGFIAAGIRWRKRGDDD; encoded by the coding sequence ATGATCGACCTCGACCTCAGCGACCAGATCGCCTCCCTCCGCAGCACGTTCTCCGACATCCGCGCCGTCGTCGACGTCGAGCGGCTCGAGCGCGAGATCGCCGAGCTCAGCGAGCAGGCGGGCGCGCCCGACCTCTGGGACGACACCGAGAACGCCCAGCGCGTCACGAGCGCCCTCAGCCACCGGCAGGCCGACCTCAAGCGGGTGAGCGAGATCGAGCAGCGGCTCGACGACCTCGAGGTCCTCGTCGAGCTCGCCCTCGAGGCCGACGACGCGGACAGCGCCGAGGAGGCGCGGCAGGAGCTCGCCGCCCTCGAGAAGACGGTCGGCGATCTCGAGGTGCAGACCCTCCTCGACGGCGAGTACGACGATCGCGCCGCCGTGGTCACGATCCGCTCGGGAGCGGGCGGCGACGACGCCACCGACTTCGCCGAGATGCTCATGCGCATGTACCTGCGCTGGGCGGAGCGCCACAAGTACCCCGTCAAGGTGCTCGACACCTCCTACGCGGAGGGCGCGGGGATCAAGTCGGCGACCTTCGAGATCGACTCGCCCTACGCCTTCGGGACGCTCAGCGTCGAGGCCGGCACCCACCGCCTGGCGCGCATCAGCCCCTTCGGCTCGGCCGACAAGCGCCAGACGAGCTTCGCGGCCGTCGAGGTGATCCCGGTGATGGAGGAGGCGCAGGCGGTCGAGATCCCGGAGAACGACATCCGCGTCGACGTCTTCCGCTCCTCGGGCCCCGGCGGCCAGAGCGTCAACACGACCGACTCGGCGGTGCGCATCACGCACATCCCGACCGGCATCGTCGTGTCGATGCAGAACGAGAAGTCGCAGATCCAGAACCGCGCCGTGGCGATGCGCGTCCTCCAGACCCGCCTGCTCCTCCTCAAGCGCGAGGAGGAGGCGGCCAAGAAGAAGGAGCTCGCCGGCACGATCACGGCGAGCTGGGGCGACCAGATGCGCTCCTACTTCCTCTACGGTCAGCAGCTCGTGAAGGATCTCCGCACCGGCCACGAGGTCGGCAACCCGGCGGTCGTCTTCGACGGCGACCTCGACGGCTTCATCGCCGCCGGCATCCGCTGGCGCAAGCGCGGCGACGACGACTGA
- a CDS encoding PhzF family phenazine biosynthesis protein: protein MEILELAAFTTDPAGGNPAGVVIDADELDEAEMLAIAARLGHSETAFVSRRTPGRVAVRYFSPLVEIPFCGHATIATGVALAGRGAERTIVLETGIGEVRVDTARTEGGATATLTSVEPAVHPLDGPLLDELLGILGIPAEALDPRLPPVVADAGNRQPVLAVGRDAFEALAYDMPALAALMAREGFPATVAVIHLAEPGLVLARNPFPPGGIREDPATGSAAAAVGAALRDAGLLALPARIRIRQGGHVGRPSELLVDVPVAGGIRVTGVAVPLRASAARPEHGAGGDSAP from the coding sequence ATGGAGATCCTCGAGCTCGCCGCATTCACCACGGACCCGGCCGGCGGCAACCCCGCCGGGGTCGTGATCGACGCCGACGAGCTGGACGAGGCCGAGATGCTCGCGATCGCCGCCCGCCTCGGCCACAGCGAGACGGCCTTCGTCTCGCGTCGAACGCCCGGCCGGGTCGCCGTCCGCTACTTCTCTCCGCTCGTCGAGATCCCCTTCTGCGGCCACGCCACGATCGCGACGGGCGTCGCCCTCGCCGGCCGGGGCGCCGAGCGGACGATCGTGCTCGAGACGGGCATCGGCGAGGTCCGCGTCGACACCGCGCGCACCGAGGGCGGAGCGACGGCGACCCTCACCTCGGTCGAGCCCGCCGTCCACCCGCTCGACGGGCCGCTGCTCGACGAGCTGCTCGGCATCCTCGGCATCCCCGCCGAGGCCCTGGATCCCCGGCTGCCGCCGGTCGTCGCCGACGCCGGCAACCGGCAGCCGGTGCTCGCGGTCGGGCGCGACGCCTTCGAGGCGCTCGCCTACGACATGCCGGCGCTCGCGGCGCTCATGGCCCGTGAGGGCTTCCCCGCGACCGTGGCCGTCATCCACCTCGCCGAGCCCGGCCTCGTGCTCGCGCGCAATCCGTTCCCGCCCGGCGGCATCCGAGAGGACCCCGCGACCGGCTCGGCCGCGGCGGCCGTCGGCGCCGCGCTGCGGGATGCCGGGCTCCTCGCGCTGCCGGCCCGCATCCGGATCCGCCAGGGCGGGCACGTGGGTCGGCCCTCCGAGCTGCTGGTCGACGTCCCGGTCGCGGGCGGCATCCGCGTCACCGGGGTGGCCGTGCCGCTGCGGGCGTCCGCGGCGAGGCCGGAGCACGGCGCCGGGGGCGACTCGGCGCCCTGA
- the ftsX gene encoding permease-like cell division protein FtsX: MNLGLIFSEVGQGLRRNLSMVISVVLVTFISLTFVGAAILMQMQVGQMKGYWYDRAQVAVYLCTDISSSPNCEGQNATEEQIATVRQQLESPTLEPYVDRVEFEDHQQAYENFMDQFEGSAVTELVTPDILPEAYWVNLKDANRSEVIIDSLTGSPGVEEVVDQREYLQPIFDILNAASYSAIGIAALMLVAAVLLIATTIRLSAFSRRRELGIMRLVGASNRFIETPFVIEGVVAALVGSLLAGGAVVALVRFFVQGYLADTLADTAFIGLRDALVVVPILLGLGALLAAMASSFAIRRYLKV; the protein is encoded by the coding sequence GTGAACCTCGGCCTCATCTTCAGCGAGGTCGGCCAGGGCCTGCGCCGCAACCTCTCGATGGTCATCTCCGTCGTGCTCGTGACCTTCATCTCGCTGACCTTCGTCGGCGCCGCGATCCTCATGCAGATGCAGGTCGGGCAGATGAAGGGCTACTGGTACGACCGCGCTCAGGTGGCCGTCTACCTCTGCACCGACATCTCCTCCTCGCCGAACTGCGAGGGGCAGAACGCGACCGAGGAGCAGATCGCGACCGTGCGGCAACAGCTCGAGTCGCCGACGCTGGAGCCCTACGTCGACCGGGTCGAGTTCGAGGACCACCAGCAGGCCTACGAGAACTTCATGGACCAGTTCGAGGGCTCCGCCGTCACGGAGCTCGTGACCCCCGACATCCTGCCCGAGGCCTACTGGGTGAACCTCAAGGACGCGAACCGATCCGAGGTCATCATCGACAGCCTCACCGGCTCGCCGGGCGTCGAGGAGGTCGTCGACCAGCGCGAGTACCTCCAGCCGATCTTCGACATCCTCAACGCCGCGAGCTACTCCGCGATCGGCATCGCGGCGCTCATGCTGGTCGCGGCCGTGCTCCTCATCGCGACGACCATCCGGCTCAGCGCCTTCTCGCGCCGCCGCGAGCTCGGGATCATGCGGCTCGTCGGCGCCTCGAACCGCTTCATCGAGACGCCGTTCGTGATCGAGGGCGTCGTCGCGGCGCTCGTCGGCTCGCTGCTCGCGGGCGGTGCGGTGGTCGCGCTCGTGCGCTTCTTCGTGCAGGGCTACCTGGCGGACACCCTCGCCGACACCGCCTTCATCGGGCTGCGGGACGCCCTCGTCGTCGTGCCCATCCTGCTCGGCCTCGGCGCGCTGCTGGCCGCCATGGCATCGAGCTTCGCGATCCGCCGCTACCTCAAGGTCTGA
- the ftsE gene encoding cell division ATP-binding protein FtsE → MIRFDSVTKTYRGTARPALDGLSLEILKGEFVFLVGASGSGKSSFLRLVLKEEKPTKGQIHVLGQQLGSLPSRKVPYFRRSLGVVFQDFRLLPQKTVFDNVAFSLQVIGKSKGFIQEAVPDVLKLVGLGGKQNRLPHELSGGEQQRVAIARAVVNKPAILLADEPTGNLDPATSAGIMSLLSSINANGTTVIMATHDVGIVDEMQRRVIELVGGRVVRDERGGGYQTQAIPVQRKAAERDAAAAPAPAASPTPAAEPVRPAAQPVAPAAPAAPAAQSARTPAEPVDPQSALASAVARATASIQLPGRERAPEPRDDDREEKRP, encoded by the coding sequence ATGATTCGATTCGACTCGGTCACCAAGACCTACCGCGGCACCGCACGCCCCGCGCTCGACGGGCTCAGCCTCGAGATCCTCAAGGGCGAGTTCGTCTTCCTCGTCGGCGCCTCCGGGTCCGGCAAGTCCAGCTTCCTGCGGCTGGTCCTCAAGGAGGAGAAGCCGACGAAGGGCCAGATCCACGTGCTCGGCCAGCAGCTCGGCTCGCTGCCCAGCCGCAAGGTCCCGTACTTCCGCCGCAGCCTGGGCGTCGTCTTCCAGGACTTCCGCCTGCTCCCGCAGAAGACGGTCTTCGACAACGTCGCCTTCTCGCTCCAGGTGATCGGCAAGAGCAAGGGCTTCATCCAGGAGGCCGTGCCCGACGTGCTCAAGCTCGTCGGCCTCGGCGGCAAGCAGAACCGCCTCCCGCACGAGCTCTCGGGCGGCGAGCAGCAGCGCGTCGCGATCGCGCGCGCCGTCGTGAACAAGCCGGCGATCCTCCTCGCCGACGAGCCGACCGGCAACCTCGACCCCGCGACGAGCGCCGGCATCATGTCGCTGCTCTCCTCGATCAACGCGAACGGCACGACCGTCATCATGGCGACGCACGACGTCGGCATCGTCGACGAGATGCAGCGCCGTGTCATCGAGCTCGTCGGCGGCCGCGTCGTCCGCGACGAGCGCGGCGGCGGCTACCAGACGCAGGCGATCCCCGTGCAGCGGAAGGCGGCCGAGCGGGATGCCGCGGCGGCCCCGGCCCCGGCGGCGTCCCCGACGCCAGCGGCGGAGCCGGTCCGGCCGGCCGCCCAGCCCGTCGCGCCGGCGGCGCCGGCGGCGCCGGCGGCGCAGTCCGCGCGAACCCCCGCCGAGCCGGTCGACCCGCAGTCGGCGCTCGCCTCCGCGGTCGCCCGCGCCACCGCATCCATCCAGCTCCCCGGCCGCGAGCGCGCGCCCGAGCCGCGGGATGACGACCGCGAGGAGAAGCGTCCGTGA
- a CDS encoding MFS transporter: MTDSPTRPPEHRWRIFAVCVAAASLTILDLSKVNVGLPSIETALGAGPTALQLIVAGYALAFGLLLVPAGRLGDLRSRRTLFLVGLGVFALASLVCALAPDVVTLAVARILQGASAGILMPQVFGLLQQLFQGPDRGRAFGLFGAIIGLSTAFGPTLGGLLIAIGGPEDGWRLLFWMNVPLVLILFPIAWRLLPRRQAHQAGGAGLDPVGIVLLGIAVLALMLPFVLTTGSDSDDPARWWWLVLFAASGAAFVVWERRVAARGETPVVDFGLLRIPSYRNGILVGTFYFAAMPATFLTLTLYLQQGLHLAPVFAGMVTIPFALVSAITSWLSGRVVDRFGRALVVGGTAVVATGFTTAALLGILLPAEAAPWGIAAGMLVAGVGGGAVISPNQTLLLADIPVVSGGVAGSIAQLGQRIGTAVGLAAATAAFYATLTLETGDAAELVVYHDAYRNAVAVSVAFVVAALVFGLLDLRRRRHAAREAATL; encoded by the coding sequence ATGACCGATTCCCCCACGCGCCCGCCCGAGCACCGCTGGCGCATCTTCGCCGTGTGCGTCGCCGCGGCCTCCCTCACCATCCTCGACCTCTCGAAGGTCAACGTCGGGCTCCCGTCGATCGAGACCGCGCTCGGCGCCGGCCCGACCGCGCTCCAGCTCATCGTCGCGGGCTACGCGCTCGCCTTCGGCCTCCTGCTCGTGCCGGCCGGGCGCCTCGGCGACCTCCGCTCGCGGCGCACCCTGTTCCTCGTGGGCCTCGGGGTGTTCGCGCTCGCGAGCCTCGTCTGCGCGCTCGCCCCGGATGTCGTGACCCTCGCGGTCGCGCGGATCCTCCAGGGCGCCTCCGCCGGCATCCTCATGCCGCAGGTGTTCGGGCTCCTGCAACAGCTCTTCCAGGGGCCGGACCGAGGCCGTGCCTTCGGGCTCTTCGGCGCCATCATCGGCCTCTCGACCGCCTTCGGGCCGACGCTCGGCGGCCTCCTCATCGCGATCGGCGGCCCGGAGGACGGCTGGCGGCTGCTGTTCTGGATGAACGTGCCGCTCGTGCTCATCCTGTTCCCGATCGCGTGGCGGCTGCTGCCGCGACGCCAGGCGCACCAGGCGGGCGGCGCGGGGCTCGACCCGGTCGGCATCGTGCTGCTCGGGATCGCGGTGCTCGCGCTCATGCTGCCCTTCGTGCTCACGACCGGCTCCGACTCCGACGATCCGGCGCGCTGGTGGTGGCTCGTGCTCTTCGCGGCCTCCGGCGCCGCCTTCGTGGTCTGGGAGCGCCGGGTCGCGGCGCGCGGCGAGACCCCCGTCGTCGACTTCGGGCTGCTCCGGATCCCGAGCTACCGCAACGGCATCCTCGTCGGCACCTTCTACTTCGCCGCGATGCCCGCGACCTTCCTCACGCTGACGCTGTACCTGCAGCAGGGGCTGCATCTGGCGCCCGTCTTCGCCGGCATGGTGACGATCCCCTTCGCGCTCGTGTCGGCGATCACCTCGTGGCTGAGCGGACGCGTCGTCGACCGCTTCGGCCGCGCGCTCGTCGTCGGGGGCACGGCCGTCGTCGCCACCGGCTTCACCACGGCGGCGCTGCTCGGCATCCTCCTCCCGGCGGAGGCGGCGCCGTGGGGCATCGCCGCGGGCATGCTCGTCGCGGGCGTGGGCGGCGGTGCCGTCATCTCGCCGAACCAGACGCTGCTGCTCGCCGACATCCCCGTCGTCTCGGGCGGGGTCGCCGGCTCCATCGCGCAGCTCGGGCAGCGGATCGGCACGGCGGTCGGGCTCGCGGCCGCGACCGCCGCGTTCTACGCGACCCTGACGCTGGAGACGGGGGATGCGGCAGAGCTCGTGGTCTATCACGACGCCTACCGGAACGCGGTCGCCGTGAGCGTCGCCTTCGTCGTCGCCGCGCTCGTCTTCGGGCTGCTGGATCTCCGCCGTCGGCGGCATGCCGCGCGCGAGGCCGCGACCTTGTAG
- a CDS encoding TadE/TadG family type IV pilus assembly protein, whose protein sequence is MSPASDPTGEAGSAVVEFVLVSALLTLLTLAVLQLALALHVRNTVQDAAAEGARAGALADARPGDGAARARELVIVGLGPGYEHRVESGRIAQGGRQVELVRIRAALPLAGLLGVDGGIEVVGRAPVESLD, encoded by the coding sequence GTGTCACCGGCATCTGACCCGACGGGCGAGGCCGGCTCGGCGGTCGTCGAGTTTGTCCTCGTCTCGGCGCTGCTCACGCTCCTCACCCTCGCGGTGCTGCAGCTCGCGCTCGCGCTCCACGTCCGCAACACCGTGCAGGATGCGGCCGCCGAGGGGGCGCGCGCCGGCGCCCTCGCGGATGCTCGGCCCGGCGACGGTGCGGCGCGCGCCCGCGAGCTCGTGATCGTGGGGCTCGGTCCCGGCTACGAGCACCGCGTGGAGTCCGGGCGGATCGCGCAAGGCGGGCGGCAGGTCGAGCTGGTGCGGATCCGGGCGGCGCTCCCGCTCGCGGGGCTCCTCGGGGTGGACGGCGGGATCGAGGTGGTCGGACGTGCGCCGGTCGAGTCGCTGGACTGA